In a single window of the Sphingosinicella microcystinivorans genome:
- the bioB gene encoding biotin synthase BioB, which produces MTIRNDWTRQEIAALFEMPFNDLLWEAQTIHCRHHDRNTVQRSTLLSIKTGGCAENCGYCSQSAGHDTGLKASKLMDVDAVVTAATEARSAGSQRFCMGAAWRSPKDRDMNAIVSMVRRVKALGLETCMTLGMLSDDQAGRLAEAGLDYYNHNIDSSPEYYANVVTTRTYDDRLETLERVRNSSISVCCGGIMGMGESRADRIGFLHALATLPEHPQSVPINQLVPIARTPIGDMLKNTPLAVVDEIEFVRTVATARIIMPEAMIRLSAGREGMTDTAQALCFLACVNSIFSGDKPLTTGNASADKDAALFDRLGIVVPSAQKQISAA; this is translated from the coding sequence ATGACCATACGCAACGACTGGACCCGGCAGGAAATCGCTGCGCTGTTCGAGATGCCGTTCAATGATCTCCTGTGGGAGGCGCAGACGATCCATTGCCGTCACCATGACCGCAACACCGTGCAGCGCTCCACGCTGCTTTCGATCAAGACGGGTGGCTGCGCGGAGAATTGCGGCTATTGCAGTCAGTCCGCAGGCCACGACACGGGACTCAAGGCTTCGAAGCTGATGGACGTCGACGCCGTCGTCACGGCAGCGACCGAAGCCAGGTCGGCCGGGTCGCAGCGCTTCTGCATGGGCGCAGCGTGGCGCAGCCCGAAAGATCGCGACATGAACGCAATCGTCAGCATGGTTCGACGCGTCAAGGCGCTCGGCCTTGAAACTTGCATGACACTTGGAATGTTGAGCGATGATCAGGCAGGCCGCCTCGCTGAAGCTGGGCTCGACTACTACAATCACAACATCGACAGTTCGCCCGAGTACTACGCAAATGTCGTGACGACACGGACATACGACGATCGCCTGGAAACACTGGAGCGCGTACGGAACAGCAGCATTTCCGTGTGCTGCGGCGGCATCATGGGTATGGGCGAAAGCCGCGCGGACCGGATCGGCTTCCTGCACGCCCTGGCCACGCTTCCGGAGCATCCGCAGAGTGTCCCGATCAATCAACTCGTTCCCATTGCAAGAACACCGATCGGCGACATGCTGAAGAATACGCCGCTTGCCGTTGTTGACGAGATCGAGTTCGTTAGAACCGTTGCCACGGCCCGGATCATCATGCCGGAAGCCATGATCCGCCTGTCCGCCGGGCGCGAAGGCATGACAGATACCGCACAAGCCCTCTGCTTTCTCGCATGCGTAAATTCGATTTTCTCTGGAGACAAACCCCTCACCACGGGAAATGCCAGTGCCGACAAAGACGCGGCTCTGTTCGACAGACTTGGTATCGTCGTCCCCTCGGCACAAAAGCAAATATCGGCTGCATGA
- a CDS encoding thiolase family protein — MRRAVIIDTVRSPFGRGRAGGALDGIHPVDLYADVLRGLVERTGIAPALVEDVITGCVIQVGEQSGNIGRHAVLASGLPESVPAITLDRKCGSAQQAFDFAAQGVMAGAYDVVIAGGVEMMSLVPMRANRLGKDTDGVQLKRRYPDGLVRQGISAELIAARWNISRAEMDAFSLRSHTRAATAEDAGLTARAIVPVDVPTANGEMRQVTRDEGLRRDTSLERLASLKPAFEDDAMLQRYPQICWSVTAGNSSQVTDGASATLIMEETLATQLGLKPRAAITHFAVAGDDPILMLTAIIPATRKLLARAGLGVEDISVFEVNEAFASVPLAWQKDLGVDPERVNPYGGAIALGHPVGASGGRLLANLLTVLEETDGRYGLQTMCESGGMANATLIERLH, encoded by the coding sequence ATGCGCCGCGCCGTTATTATTGACACCGTCCGCTCGCCGTTCGGTCGTGGCCGTGCCGGTGGCGCCCTCGACGGAATCCATCCCGTCGATCTCTATGCAGACGTGTTGCGTGGACTCGTCGAACGAACCGGCATAGCTCCAGCGCTGGTCGAGGACGTCATTACCGGTTGCGTGATCCAGGTTGGCGAGCAATCTGGAAACATCGGGCGTCATGCCGTGCTCGCGTCGGGCCTTCCGGAAAGCGTGCCTGCGATAACGCTCGACCGTAAGTGCGGCTCCGCACAGCAGGCGTTCGATTTCGCCGCGCAGGGTGTGATGGCCGGTGCCTATGATGTCGTCATAGCAGGCGGCGTCGAGATGATGAGCCTCGTGCCGATGCGCGCCAACCGGCTCGGCAAGGACACCGATGGCGTCCAGTTGAAACGGCGGTACCCCGACGGGCTGGTCCGACAGGGCATCTCCGCTGAACTGATCGCTGCGCGCTGGAATATCTCGCGCGCGGAGATGGATGCCTTTTCGCTGCGCTCGCACACGCGTGCCGCTACGGCCGAAGACGCAGGGCTGACGGCGCGCGCCATCGTGCCCGTTGATGTTCCAACGGCAAATGGCGAGATGCGCCAGGTGACACGCGACGAGGGCCTGCGCCGCGACACCTCGCTCGAACGTCTCGCCAGCCTGAAGCCTGCGTTCGAGGACGACGCCATGCTTCAGCGCTATCCACAAATCTGCTGGAGCGTCACGGCAGGCAATTCCAGCCAGGTCACGGACGGCGCCAGCGCAACGCTCATCATGGAGGAAACCCTCGCCACACAGCTCGGCCTCAAGCCCCGCGCTGCAATCACGCACTTCGCGGTCGCCGGAGACGACCCGATCCTGATGCTGACCGCGATCATTCCCGCGACCCGCAAGCTGCTGGCACGCGCGGGTCTCGGTGTTGAGGATATTTCCGTCTTCGAGGTGAACGAGGCCTTCGCCTCGGTCCCGCTCGCATGGCAGAAGGATCTCGGCGTCGATCCGGAACGGGTGAATCCCTATGGCGGTGCCATCGCGCTCGGCCACCCTGTCGGCGCGTCCGGCGGACGGCTTCTCGCCAATCTGTTGACTGTGCTCGAAGAAACGGATGGCCGCTACGGGCTTCAGACGATGTGCGAATCCGGCGGCATGGCGAATGCAACGCTGATCGAACGGCTGCACTGA